One Trichormus variabilis 0441 genomic window, GGACGAAGAAGAAGAAGACTGGTATCAAGCCACAATTGAGAAAGTTCAAGATGACCAGTTCTTTATCAATTACATTGGCTATGGTTCATCCCATAATGAGTGGGTTGGCAAAGATGACATACGCACTACTGATTATGCCTCATCTGATGCCAATGGATATGCAGTGGGTAAAAAGGTCAAATGTTGGAGTGATGAAGAAGAAACTTGGTATACTGCAACCATTGAGAAGATCCAGGGAAATCAATATTTTATTCATTACACAGGTTACGATTCATCCTATGACGAATGGGTTAATGCTGATGATATTAGCTAACCATTGTTTATAGTAATGACTTTAGTTTAGGGATTTCCAGATAAAAAAATATCCAAAATGTAGGGTGCGTCAGTGCAGAAAACCTCACTGTAACAAGAAATTATTCATACTGACGCACCCTACAAACTACTAACCATCAATTTGGAATCCTTAGTCCTGAATTGCAAAAAGCAAAAAAGCGCCTCCCGTTAAGGAGACGCTTTCTTGTTGAATTAAGACTTCAGAATTAACCGTTGATAGCAGGAGCGGTTAAAGCAACAGGAGCAACTTCACCAGCAGCTAAGTCTAAGGGGAAGTTGTGAGCGTTACGCTCGTGCATTACTTCCATACCCAAGTTAGCGCGGTTGATGATGTCAGCCCAGGTATTGATCACACGACCTTGTGAGTCGATGATGGATTGGTTGAAGTTGAAACCGTTCAAGTTGAACGCCATTGTGCTTACACCCAACGCGGTAAACCAAATACCGATTACAGGCCATGCAGCTAGGAAGAAGTGCAATTGACGGCTGTTGTTGAAGGAAGCGTATTGGAAGATCAAGCGACCGAAGTAGCCGTGTGCTGCAACGATGTTGTAGGTTTCTTCTTCTTGACCGAATTTGTAACCGTAGTTTTGTGATTCGTTTTCGGTTGTTTCACGAACTAAGGAGGAAGTTACCAAGGAACCGTGCATTGCGGAGAACAAGCTACCACCGAATACACCTGCTACTCCCAACATGTGGAAGGGGTGCATCAAGATGTTGTGTTCTGCTTGGAACACGATCATGAAGTTGAAGGTGCCGGAGATACCCAAGGGCATACCGTCAGAGAAGGAACCTTGTCCGATTGGGTAGATCAAGAATACTGCTGTTGCTGCTGCTACGGGAGCGGAGAATGCTAGGCAGATCCAAGGACGCATTCCTAAGCGGTAGGATAGTTCCCATTCACGACCGAGGTAGCAGAATACGCCGGTCAAGAAGTGGAAGATTACCAATTGGTAAGGACCACCGTTGTACAACCACTCGTCAAGAGATGCTGCTTCCCAAATTGGGTAGAAGTGCAAACCGATGGCGTTGGAGGAGGGAACAACTGCACCGGAGATGATGTTGTTTCCGTAGATTAAGGAACCTGCTACTGGTTCACGGATGCCGTCGATGTCTACTGGAGGTGCAGCGATGAAGGCGATGATGAAGCAGGTGGTTGCAGCTAGCAAGGTGGGGATCATTAGTACGCCGAACCAACCGATGTATAAGCGGTTGTTGGTGCTGGTAATCCACTCGCAGAACTGTTCCCATACGTTGGCGCTTTTGCGCTGTTGTAAGGTTGCGGTCATGTTTTTATAATTGCGGTTAGTTATTTATGAATTAGGCGGTTGTTTTTTGCCTGTGTAACTACTTTACACTACTTTACAAAATCTCAGCATCTTTTTAATATGAGTAAAAACTATACAAATTGTCAGCTTTGCTTATCTAAAAGCACAGCTTGGCTACAGGAAGCTATGATGCTGCTAAGTAGAAGGTAAGCATGGGAACAAAAACAGATACACTGCTGTGATCGCCCAATGAAAAATGGGCATTGCATAAATGGGGCATAATTTCTATCACGCAGAGACGCAGGAAGGATAAAGAGTTTGAAATTTCAGCACATCAAATTTCGTCCCTTGATTCAGCAACGCCGGAAAATGAAACTCGTGTCATCGGGGCTACCTACGTTCGTTCTCTCCACCTCTGTGCGTGAGTAACCCATACAATAGTAATCGCAAGCCATAAGTCATCCCTACCAGTGAACTCACCTGCTACCAGCAATTCTGCTCAAACTCAATCGCGCAAAGCAGACCATATCCGCATCTGCTTAGAAGAAGATGTACAATTCCGCGCCACTACCAACGGACTAGAGCGTTATCGCTTCAACCATTCTTGCTTACCAGAAATAGATCGCAACGATATTGATCTGAGCGCAACTTTTTTAGGTAAAAAGCTGAATGCACCTTTGTTAATCTCCTCCATGACTGGAGGAACCGAACAAGCGGGAATTATTAACCAGCGTTTAGCCCGACTTGCCCAAGACTATAAATTTGCAATGGGTGTCGGTTCCCAAAGGGTAGCGTTGGAAAAACCACAAGTAGCCGACACTTTCGCCATCCGCAAGTATGCGCCTGATGTGCTGCTATTCGCTAATGTAGGTGCGGTGCAACTTAACTATAAGTATGGTTTAGACGAATGTCTGCGTATCATCGATATGCTAGAGGCGGATGCTTTGATTTTGCATATCAATCCCTTGCAAGAGTGCATTCAGCCCAAGGGTGATGTGAATTTTCAAGGATTGCTTGACAAGATATCGGAGTTATGCGAAGAGTTGTCAGTACCAGTAATTGCAAAGGAAGTGGGCAATGGTATTTCCGGCGCAATGGCTAAAAAGTTGATCGCTGCGGGAGTACAAGTAATTGATGTGGCTGGCGCGGGTGGTACTTCCTGGGCAAAGGTAGAAGGAGAAAGGGCGGAGAATTCTATGCAAAGGCGTTTAGGTAGAACCTTTGCAGATTGGGGAATACCCACAGCAGAGTGTATTACTAGTGTGAGAGCGATCGCCCCCCACATTCCCTTAATTGCCTCCGGCGGTTTGCGTGATGGGCTTGATATAGCCAAAGCGATCGCTTTAGGTGCAGATATCGCCGGTTTAGCCATGCCTTTTCTGCAAGCTGCGGTAGAGTCGGAAGCCGCTCTACAGGAATTAGCTGAGGTATTAATTGCAGAAATCACCACAGTATTATTTTGCACTGGCAACGCTACTTTACATCAGTTAAAACACTCTGGCAGTTTACAGCGCCTACAATAAATGAATAGGTAAGAATGGTTAGGCGTGATTGACTTACCACTAATGACTAAATAACTAATAACTAATGAGTAACTTCTTTAAACAAACTCTTGCTAGCTTACTAGGCACATTATTA contains:
- the fni gene encoding type 2 isopentenyl-diphosphate Delta-isomerase — its product is MNSPATSNSAQTQSRKADHIRICLEEDVQFRATTNGLERYRFNHSCLPEIDRNDIDLSATFLGKKLNAPLLISSMTGGTEQAGIINQRLARLAQDYKFAMGVGSQRVALEKPQVADTFAIRKYAPDVLLFANVGAVQLNYKYGLDECLRIIDMLEADALILHINPLQECIQPKGDVNFQGLLDKISELCEELSVPVIAKEVGNGISGAMAKKLIAAGVQVIDVAGAGGTSWAKVEGERAENSMQRRLGRTFADWGIPTAECITSVRAIAPHIPLIASGGLRDGLDIAKAIALGADIAGLAMPFLQAAVESEAALQELAEVLIAEITTVLFCTGNATLHQLKHSGSLQRLQ
- the psbA gene encoding photosystem II q(b) protein translates to MTATLQQRKSANVWEQFCEWITSTNNRLYIGWFGVLMIPTLLAATTCFIIAFIAAPPVDIDGIREPVAGSLIYGNNIISGAVVPSSNAIGLHFYPIWEAASLDEWLYNGGPYQLVIFHFLTGVFCYLGREWELSYRLGMRPWICLAFSAPVAAATAVFLIYPIGQGSFSDGMPLGISGTFNFMIVFQAEHNILMHPFHMLGVAGVFGGSLFSAMHGSLVTSSLVRETTENESQNYGYKFGQEEETYNIVAAHGYFGRLIFQYASFNNSRQLHFFLAAWPVIGIWFTALGVSTMAFNLNGFNFNQSIIDSQGRVINTWADIINRANLGMEVMHERNAHNFPLDLAAGEVAPVALTAPAING